The genomic region CGGACCGGTCCGCGACGGCGGTGGCGCATTCCGCGCTCGGGGAGTCCGTCACCGGTATCGGTGTCCTTCCCTTCACCATGAGGAAGGGGAAACCCGGGGAGGCCGGCATGGATGTCGGGGTCATCGGCTACGACCCCGGGCAGGAGGTTCCTTACAAGAGTCTGCAGTTCCGCAACCCCGGGCGCGACGACATGTTCGTCGAGCTCGCCCAGGGCACGTCCGCCAACGCAACCACGAACCTCTCGGTGTCCAGGGCGACCGACCTACCGGTACGTCAGCAGCGGGACACCGTCAAGCGCGAGCTGCGGCGGGTCCTGGAGTACGCGGCCTCCCACAAGGAGGAGGTCGCGGGCGCCGTCGAGGAGTTCCTGAGCGGTGCCCCCTTCCGCTTCCTCCACCACGCCACGGTGTTCTACAGCCAGCTCCTGCGCATGGTGACGCATCCGGAGGCGATGGTGGACCCGCTGGTCCGGAAGGCCGTGCTCAGCCGGGTGTTCCTGGGTGCCAGGGGGACGTACGAGATCGCCGAGGACGAGGCGCGTCAGCTCGCCGAGGGGGACGTGCCCTACTTCTGCTACTCGGCGAACTCCCGGGCACTGCTGGCGGGGGACGGCCGGGTCGTTCTGGACGACGCCTTCGAGGAGTCCGGAATGGACGCCGCCCGCGCACGGATCACCGGACTGGACCGGGAGGCCATCGATCATCAGTCGACCCTGGTGGATCTCTCCTTCGTCGCCAAACTCCCCCTGTCCGACGACGTCACCGGGTTCACTCCTCTGCGATCGTCCGGGCCCGCGCCCGCCCGGGTGGACCGGTCCCGGTTCCTCGAGGAGGCCGTCCGAGTCGGTGACATGCTCGTGGACGGCATGATCGACAGCCCTGACGAGCGGTTCCCGGCGGTCTGGCTCGGCCCCCAGGTCGCGGCCCCCGAGGGCGAGGAGTGGACCCCCGGGGCCTCGGGATACGACCTCTACACCGGCATGCCGGGGATCGCCCTGGCCCTGGCAGGGGTGGCTCGGGAGACAGGGGAGGAGCGTTTCCGGCGAGCGGCCCTGAGGGTCGTCGAGCCACTCGAGGGCCTGCTGCTCGGGGGTTCGCTGCGCACGTTGAGCGGAGTGGTCGGTGGCATGTGCGGCCCGGACGGCATCGTCTACACCGCCGCCACGGCCAGGCGCCTTCTCGGTGGCGGGGGGACGAGCGTCGGTGAGATGGCCCGGGTACTCGTGTCGGACACCGATCCGCCGAACCTGGCCGACTTCGTCACCGGCTCGGCGGGAACCCTGGCGATCTGCCTCTCCCTGCACCGGAACGCCACTGACGAGGAGGACCGCAAGCTCACGGCGGAGGCGGCCGAGGTCTTCGCCGGCCACGTGATGGCCTCCGTGCGCGAGAGCGGTGCGGCCGACGGCCGGGTCACCGAGTACACCGGCTACGCCCACGGTGCCATCGGGATCGCGTCGCCACTGCTCGAGTACGCCTCCGTCTTCGGGGACCGGGAGGCCGCCGAGGCGGGCACGCGCATGGCCGAGGCGGTGCGCGACGCCCAGAGGGGGCACGATCGGGACTGGCCCCGGGGCTGGGACGAGGACAGGGTCTCCTATGCCTGGTGCCACGGAGCACCGGGCATCCTCCTGGGCGCCCTGCAGGTGACGCGCCACGTCCCCGGACTCTTCCCCGAGGAAACGCTGGGCCGCCTGGCGGAACTGACCCTGGCACGGGGCTTCGGCAACAACCCGACCTACTGCCACGGGGACCTGGGCAGCCTGGAGACCGTCCTGCTGGCGGAACAGGTGTCCCCCGGATTGTTCGGCGACGGCGTCGACGACCTCTACCCGCGACTGTTCACCGAGGTCGTCGAGCGCTACTCGGAGCGGTCGGACACGAAGTACACGTACAGCAACGGCATCATGCTCGGGCAGGCCGGACTGATCTGGTCCATCCTCCGCCACCTGGACCCCGAAGCCTATCCGTCGGTCGTACGCCTCGAATGAGACGACCGTGCTCCGGACGTGCGGTTCTCCCGAAGGCCGAACCGGACGTCCGGAGACCCGTTCAGCCGAGGTCCTCGGCTTCCGAGGAGTCTCGCCGAGTCAAGTGAAGGAGTTCTCCGTGGACAGGAGCGGTTCTCTGCTCGGGTACGGAGCCGGTCGCGTCCCCGCGACCGGCCTTCCTCTGTGTGTTGGAGGCCGTTGATGCGTACACGTCGTGTGCGGGAAGTCCAGCAGTTCACCCAGACCGAGTGCGGCCTCTGCTGCATCGCGATGGTGTTGTCGGCCTACGGTTCCCGCGGAACGGTGTCGCCGCTGCGTCGCGACCACGAGACGGGGCGGGACGGCCTCTCCCTCAGGGACGTCGCCACGATCCTCCGTGACTACGGCATGGCGGTCCGGTCGTTCCGCGCTTCGACGGGGAAGCTGAACGAGCTGCGGTTCCCGCTCGTGGCCCACTGGAACGACAACCACCTGGTGGTCCTGGAGGAGGTCACGGAGAGCTCGGTCACCGTGGTCGACCCCGCCTCCGGGCGCCGCAAGTACCCGATCGAGGAGTTCGAGAGCCACTACAGCGGCATCGTCCTCGAGGCGACCCCCACCGACGCCTACCGTCCGGTCACCCATCGGGACCCGAACGTGTGGCGGGAGTTCCTGCGGTCGCTGGCGGGGGCGAAACGGACCCTCGCCCAGGTCTTCGCGCTGTCCCTGCTGCTCTACGCGTTCATGCTGTGCGTGCCGATCGGGGTCCAGTTCGCGATCAACGGCCACGACGCGTACTTCGCGAACACGTCGGTGGGGCCGGTGCTGGCGATGTTCGTCCTGCCCATGGCGTTCTACTACCTCATCTCCTTCCTCCGGAGCCTGTGCATGGCGTCGATCATCCGCCGCCTCGGTGAGGAGATGATGGGCAAGGCGTTCGGGAAACTCCTGACACTGCCCTACAAGTACTTCGCCGGCCGGTCCCAGGGTGAACTCATGTACCGGTTGGCGAGTATCGCCTCGGTGCGCGACATGATCTCCAGTCAGGCGACGGCGGTGATACTGGACGTCGGGAGCCTCGTCGTCGTCTTCGGCTACATCTTCTTCCGCTCCCCCCTCCTCGGGGCGGTGGCCTTCGCGGTCTTCGTGTGCATGGTCGCGGTGGCCGTGGCCAGCTATCGTCCGATCCGCTCGGTGACCGACCGGGAGATCGGGGCCAGCGCCGAGTCGAACAGCCTCCAGATGGAGGCCCTGTCCTCGATCGAGACGCTGAAGGTCTCGGGGATGACCGGGCCCTTCCTCGACAACTGGCGGGAGGTCTACGCGGGGGCGATGAAGCGGACCTGGCGGCGGATCGTCCTCCAGGGGGCCGCCTCCAGCGGGTACTCCGCGTTCCAGGTCTTCGGCCCCCTGATCGTCCTGGTGACCGGGCTCTGGCTCGTC from Nocardiopsis aegyptia harbors:
- a CDS encoding peptidase domain-containing ABC transporter, yielding MRTRRVREVQQFTQTECGLCCIAMVLSAYGSRGTVSPLRRDHETGRDGLSLRDVATILRDYGMAVRSFRASTGKLNELRFPLVAHWNDNHLVVLEEVTESSVTVVDPASGRRKYPIEEFESHYSGIVLEATPTDAYRPVTHRDPNVWREFLRSLAGAKRTLAQVFALSLLLYAFMLCVPIGVQFAINGHDAYFANTSVGPVLAMFVLPMAFYYLISFLRSLCMASIIRRLGEEMMGKAFGKLLTLPYKYFAGRSQGELMYRLASIASVRDMISSQATAVILDVGSLVVVFGYIFFRSPLLGAVAFAVFVCMVAVAVASYRPIRSVTDREIGASAESNSLQMEALSSIETLKVSGMTGPFLDNWREVYAGAMKRTWRRIVLQGAASSGYSAFQVFGPLIVLVTGLWLVHEGRLDLGSAVAVQTLTATSLGMVTSLSGAFTQLITANAQVDRVGDILNHPSGNEMPGDRRPAITGEISLRSVDFAYPGSKVPVLEDVSFDAPAGSRVAIVGSTGSGKSTLSKLLMGLYPVGSGEIRFDGVPLTEIDADWFYRHVAYVPQEISLSNRSIADNIGFGLPDVDLETVREAAREAQIDRDIEVMPLGYHTQVKEMGGSLSGGQRQRLAIARALARRPRVLVLDEATSSLDTVTEAMISGTLDGLACTRVIIAHRLSTIMNADLIVVLQEGRVVQTGRHEELVYAPGPYQALVRSQVDVRA
- the lanM gene encoding type 2 lanthipeptide synthetase LanM; this translates as MFRRLQEAEAAPGTLSDEDFPAPGPYDPELDAEGRLVDYFRHFVLAWTRDLEAEVSDSSCLSEDNTVFADFVAAQIPVVAELLARTLLRELFLRRSGELLQGESPEERYRSFREWTNSAEGHRELLSRHPRAFETARDRVRTAGTGLLHILSQVELHRERLDSLPGVTAGSAVSAVLAGQGDTHNGGRSVAHVVFADGGRVLYKPRPLDSEVGFNALVGWFNERLGTSLPTVAVLPCRNEGFVEYVRAGDPRSGSGEYFARIGQLLGILYLVKAIDIHFENVVTCADGPVVVDTETLLTPRLVTQESDTDRSATAVAHSALGESVTGIGVLPFTMRKGKPGEAGMDVGVIGYDPGQEVPYKSLQFRNPGRDDMFVELAQGTSANATTNLSVSRATDLPVRQQRDTVKRELRRVLEYAASHKEEVAGAVEEFLSGAPFRFLHHATVFYSQLLRMVTHPEAMVDPLVRKAVLSRVFLGARGTYEIAEDEARQLAEGDVPYFCYSANSRALLAGDGRVVLDDAFEESGMDAARARITGLDREAIDHQSTLVDLSFVAKLPLSDDVTGFTPLRSSGPAPARVDRSRFLEEAVRVGDMLVDGMIDSPDERFPAVWLGPQVAAPEGEEWTPGASGYDLYTGMPGIALALAGVARETGEERFRRAALRVVEPLEGLLLGGSLRTLSGVVGGMCGPDGIVYTAATARRLLGGGGTSVGEMARVLVSDTDPPNLADFVTGSAGTLAICLSLHRNATDEEDRKLTAEAAEVFAGHVMASVRESGAADGRVTEYTGYAHGAIGIASPLLEYASVFGDREAAEAGTRMAEAVRDAQRGHDRDWPRGWDEDRVSYAWCHGAPGILLGALQVTRHVPGLFPEETLGRLAELTLARGFGNNPTYCHGDLGSLETVLLAEQVSPGLFGDGVDDLYPRLFTEVVERYSERSDTKYTYSNGIMLGQAGLIWSILRHLDPEAYPSVVRLE